The following proteins come from a genomic window of Halomarina ordinaria:
- a CDS encoding Rieske (2Fe-2S) protein encodes MATDSTTDATFVEVADRASLADGPTVVSEDGQAIALFDHDGEVYAVDNRCPHMGFPLTRGTVEDGILTCHWHHARFELEEGDTFDIWADDLRTFPVEVRDGNVYVDPSPDPDVPPAVHWRNRLADGLNENLRLVMAKAVVGLDEEGEGFHTPIETAVTFGTRYRAMGWGRGLTTLGCMANLHADVGGRDKRRAMFLGVREVAGESAGEPPRFQQYAFDNRDVSKARLKRWFRDCVEVRDADGAERVLLTALANLPEEAVADIVFTAATDHRYLNAGHSLDFVNKAFETLDHIGWGGATDDGAGEGHADAVLASTVRQLTDATRSEELSSWRQPVDIAALCADANERLDDLVRAGDGKTWARPEGFVDALLADDPEGIVDALTDAIADGATTTQLADAVARAATWRVARFATNNEFSDWNTVHHTFTYANAVHRATRRTDATELYRGCLDAAMSVYLDRFLNMPSAPLPSPGESDRDPAAIREELLECFDEQGQVNRAAALVSEHFDAGGDPDDLKRTLGRGLLREDAGFHTLQNVEAGFRRFETVGEAEAKRAALMAPARYMAAHFPTRREAEQTFSIATRLHRGERLHEAE; translated from the coding sequence ATGGCAACTGACTCCACGACCGACGCGACGTTCGTCGAGGTCGCCGACCGGGCGTCGCTCGCGGACGGCCCGACCGTCGTCAGCGAGGACGGCCAGGCCATCGCCCTCTTCGACCACGACGGCGAGGTGTACGCCGTCGACAACCGCTGTCCGCACATGGGCTTCCCGCTCACGCGCGGCACCGTCGAGGACGGCATCCTCACCTGCCACTGGCACCACGCGCGCTTCGAACTGGAGGAGGGCGACACCTTCGACATCTGGGCCGACGACCTCCGGACGTTCCCCGTCGAGGTCCGAGATGGGAACGTGTACGTCGACCCGAGTCCCGACCCGGACGTGCCGCCGGCCGTCCACTGGCGCAACCGACTGGCCGACGGCCTCAACGAGAACCTCCGCCTCGTGATGGCGAAGGCGGTAGTGGGACTGGACGAGGAGGGCGAGGGCTTCCACACGCCCATCGAGACGGCGGTCACCTTCGGGACGCGCTACCGCGCGATGGGGTGGGGGCGGGGGCTGACCACCCTGGGATGTATGGCGAACCTCCACGCCGACGTCGGCGGGCGCGACAAGCGCCGCGCGATGTTCCTCGGGGTACGTGAGGTGGCGGGAGAGAGCGCCGGCGAACCCCCGCGCTTCCAGCAGTACGCCTTCGACAACCGGGACGTCTCGAAGGCCCGACTGAAGCGGTGGTTCCGCGACTGCGTCGAGGTGCGCGACGCCGACGGCGCCGAGCGCGTCCTGCTGACCGCGCTCGCGAACCTCCCCGAGGAGGCGGTGGCGGACATCGTGTTCACCGCCGCCACCGACCACCGCTACCTGAACGCCGGCCACTCGCTCGACTTCGTCAACAAGGCGTTCGAGACGCTCGACCACATCGGCTGGGGCGGGGCGACGGACGACGGTGCTGGGGAGGGACACGCCGACGCCGTCCTCGCCTCGACCGTCCGGCAGTTGACCGACGCGACCCGCTCCGAGGAACTCTCCTCGTGGCGCCAGCCCGTCGACATCGCGGCGCTCTGTGCCGACGCGAACGAGCGACTGGACGACCTCGTTCGGGCGGGCGACGGGAAGACGTGGGCGCGCCCCGAGGGGTTCGTCGACGCGCTCCTCGCGGACGACCCCGAGGGAATCGTCGACGCGCTGACCGACGCCATCGCCGACGGCGCGACGACGACGCAACTGGCGGACGCCGTCGCCCGCGCGGCCACCTGGCGGGTCGCCCGCTTCGCGACGAACAACGAGTTCAGCGACTGGAACACGGTCCACCACACGTTCACCTACGCGAACGCCGTCCACCGCGCCACCCGACGGACCGACGCGACGGAACTCTACCGCGGCTGTCTCGACGCCGCGATGAGCGTCTACCTCGACCGCTTCCTCAACATGCCGAGCGCGCCGCTCCCCTCGCCCGGGGAGTCCGACCGCGACCCCGCCGCCATCCGCGAGGAGTTGCTCGAATGCTTCGACGAGCAGGGGCAGGTGAACCGCGCGGCGGCGCTCGTGAGCGAGCACTTCGACGCCGGCGGCGACCCCGACGACCTGAAGCGGACGCTCGGACGCGGCCTCCTCCGCGAGGACGCCGGTTTCCACACCCTCCAGAACGTCGAGGCCGGCTTCCGCCGGTTCGAGACCGTCGGGGAGGCGGAGGCGAAGCGCGCCGCGCTGATGGCCCCGGCGCGCTACATGGCCGCCCACTTCCCTACCCGCCGGGAGGCCGAACAGACGTTCTCCATCGCGACGCGCCTGCACCGCGGCGAGCGCCTCCACGAGGCGGAGTGA
- a CDS encoding AMP-binding protein has protein sequence MDDQAPRVLGDLLARERRSDAPALLAPALDRAYDYHRLLTNAWKTGNFLRHLGVREGTVVAVVADPVPEAVLSVHGAALLGATVRVLPPGERAPEARALVAPADRLAASDPDAATQCVVYGAPPDDPSVSYFERDVWSENPTEPPDVVAPETPLLTDGDEEYTHRQVLAAARSVVEEWSLDATSRVAVRASLSDPGTVVVGLVAPLLAGAATLFPDDEARGTLAVATDDAPEAMCCSPEDVLDGSA, from the coding sequence ATGGACGACCAGGCACCGCGGGTGCTCGGTGACCTGCTCGCGCGCGAGCGCCGGAGCGACGCGCCCGCGCTGCTCGCCCCCGCGCTCGACCGGGCGTACGACTACCACCGCCTGCTGACGAACGCCTGGAAGACGGGCAACTTCCTGCGCCACCTCGGCGTCCGCGAGGGAACCGTGGTCGCCGTCGTGGCCGACCCCGTTCCGGAGGCGGTCCTCTCGGTCCACGGCGCGGCACTGCTGGGCGCGACCGTCCGCGTTCTCCCGCCCGGGGAACGAGCGCCGGAGGCCCGCGCGCTCGTCGCGCCCGCCGACCGACTGGCGGCGTCCGACCCCGACGCGGCGACGCAGTGCGTCGTCTACGGCGCCCCCCCGGACGACCCGAGCGTCTCGTACTTCGAGCGCGACGTCTGGAGCGAGAACCCGACGGAACCGCCGGACGTGGTCGCTCCCGAAACTCCCCTTCTGACCGACGGGGACGAGGAGTACACCCATCGACAGGTCCTCGCGGCCGCCCGGTCGGTCGTCGAGGAGTGGTCGCTGGACGCTACGAGCCGCGTCGCCGTCCGCGCGTCGCTCTCCGACCCGGGGACGGTCGTCGTCGGGCTCGTCGCGCCGCTCCTCGCCGGCGCGGCGACGCTCTTCCCCGACGACGAGGCGCGGGGGACGCTCGCCGTGGCGACGGACGACGCGCCGGAGGCGATGTGCTGCTCGCCGGAGGACGTCCTCGACGGGTCGGCGTGA
- the dnaK gene encoding molecular chaperone DnaK, protein MASNKILGIDLGTTNSAFAVMEGGDPEIIVNGEGDRTTPSVVAFTDDERLVGRPAKNQAIQNPERTISSIKRHMGEEGYSVEVDGEEYTPEQISAMILQKIKRDAEEYLGDEVEKAVITVPAYFNDKQRQATKDAGEIAGFEVERIVNEPTAASMAYGLDDDADKTVLVYDLGGGTFDVSLLDLGGGVYEVVATNGDNSLGGDDWDQAVIDWLADEFEAEHGVDLRQDRQALQRLKDAAEEAKIELSSRKETSINLPFIAAGDAGPLNLETKLSRAKFESLTRDLVERTVDPTEQALADAGYSQDDIDDVILVGGSTRMPMVQEKVEELTGQEPKKNVNPDEVVALGAAIQGGVLGGEVDDIVLLDVTPLSLGIEVKGGLFERLIEKNTTIPTEESKVFTTAADNQTNVQVRVFQGEREMANQNELLGEFQLAGIPPAPAGTPQIEVTFNIDENGIVNVEAEDKGSGNAESITIEGGAGLSDEEIDRMQQEAEEHAEEDKERRERIEARNDAEGSVQRARTLLEENEENVSDDLQADIEAAIEDVEATLEDEDASTEELRESTEALSKELQEIGKQMYQQQQAAQGAAGGTGGAGGAGPGAAGAGPGGAGAGPGASQESEYVDADFEDVADDDEDEESS, encoded by the coding sequence ATGGCGAGTAACAAGATTCTCGGTATCGACCTCGGTACCACCAACAGCGCGTTCGCGGTGATGGAGGGCGGCGACCCCGAGATCATCGTCAACGGCGAGGGTGACCGGACCACGCCTTCGGTCGTCGCGTTCACCGACGACGAACGACTCGTCGGTCGCCCCGCGAAGAACCAGGCCATCCAGAACCCCGAGCGCACCATCTCCTCTATCAAGCGCCACATGGGCGAGGAGGGCTACTCCGTCGAGGTCGACGGCGAGGAGTACACGCCCGAGCAGATCTCGGCGATGATCCTCCAGAAGATCAAGCGCGACGCCGAGGAGTACCTCGGCGACGAGGTCGAGAAGGCCGTCATCACGGTCCCGGCGTACTTCAACGACAAGCAGCGCCAGGCGACGAAGGACGCCGGCGAGATCGCCGGCTTCGAGGTCGAACGCATCGTCAACGAGCCGACGGCCGCCTCGATGGCCTACGGCCTCGACGACGACGCCGACAAGACGGTCCTCGTCTACGACCTCGGTGGGGGGACCTTCGACGTCTCCCTGCTCGACCTCGGCGGGGGCGTCTACGAGGTCGTCGCCACCAACGGGGACAACAGCCTCGGGGGCGACGACTGGGACCAGGCCGTCATCGACTGGCTGGCCGACGAGTTCGAGGCCGAACACGGCGTCGACCTCCGCCAGGACCGCCAGGCCCTCCAGCGCCTGAAGGACGCCGCCGAGGAGGCCAAGATAGAGCTCTCCAGCCGCAAGGAGACGAGCATCAACCTCCCGTTCATCGCGGCGGGCGACGCCGGGCCGCTCAACCTGGAGACGAAGCTCTCCCGTGCGAAGTTCGAGTCGCTCACCCGCGACCTGGTCGAGCGGACGGTCGACCCCACGGAACAGGCGCTCGCCGACGCCGGCTACTCCCAGGACGACATCGACGACGTCATCCTCGTCGGCGGGTCGACCCGGATGCCGATGGTCCAGGAGAAAGTCGAGGAGCTGACCGGCCAGGAGCCGAAGAAGAACGTCAATCCCGACGAGGTCGTCGCGCTCGGCGCGGCCATCCAGGGCGGCGTCCTCGGCGGCGAGGTGGACGACATCGTCCTGCTCGACGTGACCCCCCTCTCGCTCGGTATCGAGGTGAAGGGCGGGCTGTTCGAGCGCCTCATCGAGAAGAACACGACCATCCCGACCGAGGAGTCGAAGGTGTTCACCACTGCGGCGGACAACCAGACGAACGTGCAGGTGCGCGTCTTCCAGGGCGAGCGCGAGATGGCGAACCAGAACGAGCTGCTGGGCGAGTTCCAGCTCGCCGGCATCCCGCCCGCGCCCGCCGGCACGCCCCAGATCGAGGTGACGTTCAACATCGACGAGAACGGCATCGTCAACGTCGAGGCCGAGGACAAGGGGTCGGGCAACGCCGAGTCCATCACCATCGAGGGCGGCGCGGGCCTCTCCGACGAGGAGATCGACCGGATGCAGCAGGAGGCCGAGGAGCACGCCGAGGAGGACAAGGAACGCCGCGAGCGTATCGAGGCGCGCAACGACGCCGAGGGGTCGGTCCAGCGCGCGCGCACCCTCCTCGAGGAGAACGAGGAGAACGTCTCCGACGACCTCCAGGCCGACATCGAGGCCGCCATCGAGGACGTCGAGGCGACCCTGGAGGACGAGGACGCGAGCACCGAGGAGCTCCGCGAGAGCACCGAGGCGCTCTCGAAGGAACTCCAGGAGATCGGCAAGCAGATGTACCAGCAACAGCAGGCCGCACAGGGCGCCGCGGGCGGTACAGGCGGCGCGGGTGGCGCCGGTCCCGGCGCGGCGGGTGCCGGTCCGGGCGGTGCGGGCGCCGGTCCCGGCGCGAGCCAGGAGTCGGAGTACGTCGACGCCGACTTCGAGGACGTCGCGGACGACGACGAGGACGAAGAGTCCTCCTGA
- a CDS encoding nucleotide exchange factor GrpE, producing MSDDDDFTNSERAPTGDPEDAAAEASNGSAAAAPTDAAESGVAESDSGAGADADEDLVSRVEEADPETLATEIAALRSRAADAEAAAAEAEERVEELEERLKRKQAEFQNYKKRQERRREQERRRATEDLVVRLVDVRDNLRRGLEQDGDIREGVESTLRLFDDVLEAENVTEIAPEAGEAVDPQRHEVLMRVESDHPEGTVEDLYQPGYEMAEKVIKPAQVTVSEGTDGSD from the coding sequence ATGAGTGACGACGACGATTTCACGAACTCGGAGCGAGCGCCGACGGGTGACCCCGAGGATGCGGCCGCCGAGGCGTCGAACGGGTCGGCGGCCGCGGCCCCCACCGACGCGGCCGAGTCGGGTGTCGCCGAGTCGGACTCCGGCGCCGGCGCCGACGCCGACGAGGACCTCGTCTCCCGCGTCGAGGAGGCGGACCCGGAGACGTTGGCCACCGAGATAGCCGCCCTGCGCTCGCGTGCCGCCGACGCCGAGGCGGCGGCCGCCGAGGCGGAGGAGCGCGTCGAGGAACTGGAGGAGCGACTGAAGCGCAAGCAGGCGGAGTTCCAGAACTACAAGAAGCGCCAGGAGCGCCGCCGCGAGCAGGAGCGACGGCGCGCGACCGAGGACCTCGTCGTACGCCTCGTCGACGTCCGGGACAACCTCCGGCGCGGTCTCGAACAGGACGGCGACATCCGCGAGGGCGTCGAGTCCACGCTGCGCCTGTTCGACGACGTCCTCGAGGCGGAGAACGTGACCGAGATAGCGCCGGAAGCGGGCGAGGCGGTCGACCCCCAGCGCCACGAGGTGCTGATGCGCGTCGAGAGCGACCACCCCGAGGGGACCGTCGAGGACCTCTACCAGCCGGGCTACGAGATGGCCGAGAAGGTCATCAAGCCCGCGCAGGTGACGGTGAGCGAGGGGACCGACGGGTCGGACTAG
- a CDS encoding enoyl-CoA hydratase/isomerase family protein translates to MATTDYENLRVERDAPLGRIELASTSDFNSLNPTMGEELVHAVTELSEDESIRCLVLTGTDGVFCAGADLAGLAGDERDAPELRRLASSLHDAILQLHQAETPLVVGINGVAAGAGFSMALAGDVVVMSDEARLEYAYGRIGLTGDGGSTFWLPRLVGLRRAKEIALLDEPIDPDYAVGLGLVTESVPAAEFDARVTDYAERLASGPTAAFGATKRLLTESFDRGLAGQMAAETDAIARATHTEDYERGHDAFFEKGDPEFVGQ, encoded by the coding sequence ATGGCCACGACCGACTACGAGAACCTGCGCGTCGAGCGAGACGCACCCCTCGGGCGAATCGAACTCGCGAGCACGAGCGACTTCAACTCGCTCAACCCGACGATGGGCGAGGAACTGGTCCACGCCGTCACGGAACTGAGCGAGGACGAATCGATACGCTGTCTCGTCCTCACGGGGACCGACGGCGTCTTCTGCGCCGGTGCCGACCTCGCCGGTCTCGCGGGCGACGAGCGCGACGCGCCCGAACTCCGCCGTCTCGCCTCGTCGCTCCACGACGCCATCCTCCAGCTCCACCAGGCGGAGACGCCGCTCGTCGTCGGTATCAACGGGGTCGCCGCCGGCGCGGGGTTCAGCATGGCGCTCGCGGGCGACGTGGTCGTGATGAGCGACGAGGCGCGCCTGGAGTACGCCTACGGCCGCATCGGGTTGACCGGCGACGGCGGGTCGACCTTCTGGCTGCCGCGCCTCGTCGGCCTGCGCCGGGCGAAGGAGATAGCGCTCCTCGACGAACCCATCGACCCCGACTACGCCGTCGGCCTGGGACTGGTCACCGAGAGCGTCCCCGCCGCCGAGTTCGACGCGCGTGTCACCGACTACGCCGAGCGCCTCGCGAGCGGTCCCACCGCCGCCTTCGGCGCGACCAAGCGCCTGCTCACCGAGAGCTTCGACCGCGGGCTGGCGGGCCAGATGGCCGCCGAGACCGACGCCATCGCACGCGCCACCCACACCGAGGACTACGAGCGCGGACACGACGCGTTCTTCGAGAAGGGCGACCCCGAGTTCGTCGGGCAGTGA
- a CDS encoding DUF3267 domain-containing protein: MVPRTESVPPSAPRLDGYRDPTAFTYPRLRLQAAGLVATLLAAVAGMALTAIPRGGSVSVSVGPTAFVGLGLALVATVLAHEGVHAAVARLRGYRITAGLDLRLPGAYVAALEQAIPRRDQVLVALAPLVVLTTLLAPLLLFAEGWLLGAALVGFVMNTAGAVGDVYVAWRALRLPPGTVFYDVSVDEMYVYEPR, translated from the coding sequence ATGGTCCCCCGGACGGAGTCCGTTCCCCCCTCCGCCCCTCGTCTCGACGGCTACCGCGACCCGACGGCGTTCACCTACCCCCGACTCCGCCTGCAGGCCGCCGGTCTGGTCGCGACGCTCCTCGCGGCCGTCGCCGGGATGGCGCTCACGGCGATTCCGCGCGGCGGGAGCGTCTCGGTGAGCGTCGGACCGACCGCGTTCGTCGGTCTCGGCCTCGCCCTCGTCGCCACGGTCCTCGCCCACGAAGGCGTCCACGCCGCCGTCGCCCGCCTCCGAGGGTACCGCATCACCGCGGGCCTCGACCTGCGTCTCCCCGGCGCGTACGTCGCCGCCCTGGAGCAGGCGATACCGCGGCGCGACCAGGTGCTCGTCGCCCTCGCGCCGCTCGTCGTCCTGACGACACTCCTGGCCCCGCTCCTCCTGTTCGCGGAGGGGTGGCTGCTGGGCGCCGCGCTCGTCGGGTTCGTGATGAACACCGCCGGCGCCGTCGGCGACGTCTACGTCGCGTGGCGCGCGCTTCGCCTCCCGCCGGGGACCGTCTTCTACGACGTGAGCGTCGACGAGATGTACGTCTACGAACCCCGCTGA
- the dnaJ gene encoding molecular chaperone DnaJ, with protein sequence MSEDFYEVLGVSRDADEDEIRSAFRKQAAEYHPDVSDDPDAEEKFKRAKKAKEVLMDEEKRAAYDRMGHDRFEQAEKRGGFDAGAGGDPFGGMGGGAGGSPFDDIFEQFFGGGGGGRSGPRQGRDLRTGLTVDLRDAYEGLSTQMTVTRPERCPDCDGRGHPPEADAQTCPACNGQGQQTRVQQTPFGRVQQSQTCQQCAGDGTLYSETCTTCAGDGQVLEDATLTVDVPAGIRDGQTLRMSGEGAPGEGGGPKGDLLVEITVEPHPDFERDGDDLLHRLPLSFPQAVFGDEVDVETLGGTVSMDVPSGTQSGETFRLQGKGMPRLQRRGHGDLFVQVQVVTPDQLNEAQREALAAFAEAGGEEVDVKEGFFEKLKNSF encoded by the coding sequence ATGAGCGAGGACTTCTACGAGGTGCTCGGCGTCTCGCGCGACGCCGACGAGGACGAGATACGGTCCGCCTTCCGGAAACAGGCCGCGGAGTACCACCCCGACGTGAGCGACGACCCCGACGCCGAGGAGAAGTTCAAGCGCGCGAAGAAGGCGAAGGAGGTGCTCATGGACGAGGAGAAGCGCGCGGCCTACGACCGGATGGGCCACGACCGCTTCGAACAGGCCGAGAAACGCGGGGGCTTCGACGCCGGCGCCGGGGGCGACCCCTTCGGCGGCATGGGCGGCGGCGCGGGCGGCAGTCCCTTCGACGACATCTTCGAGCAGTTCTTCGGCGGCGGTGGCGGCGGCCGGAGCGGTCCCCGACAGGGCCGCGACCTCCGGACGGGCCTCACCGTCGACCTCCGGGACGCCTACGAGGGACTCTCGACGCAGATGACCGTCACCCGGCCCGAGCGCTGTCCGGACTGCGACGGACGTGGGCATCCCCCCGAGGCCGACGCCCAGACCTGTCCCGCGTGTAACGGACAGGGCCAGCAGACGCGCGTCCAGCAGACGCCGTTCGGCCGCGTCCAGCAGTCACAGACGTGTCAACAGTGCGCCGGCGACGGGACGCTCTACTCGGAGACCTGCACCACCTGCGCCGGCGACGGGCAGGTGCTCGAGGACGCGACGCTCACCGTCGACGTCCCCGCCGGCATCCGCGACGGCCAGACCCTCCGGATGAGCGGCGAGGGCGCGCCCGGCGAGGGGGGCGGCCCGAAGGGCGACCTGCTCGTCGAGATAACCGTCGAACCCCACCCCGACTTCGAACGCGACGGCGACGACCTGCTCCATCGCCTCCCGCTGTCGTTCCCGCAGGCCGTCTTCGGCGACGAAGTCGACGTCGAGACGCTCGGCGGCACGGTGTCGATGGACGTCCCCTCGGGGACCCAGAGCGGCGAGACCTTCCGCCTGCAGGGGAAGGGGATGCCGCGCCTCCAGCGCCGGGGCCACGGCGACCTCTTCGTGCAGGTCCAGGTCGTCACGCCCGACCAACTCAACGAGGCACAGCGCGAGGCGCTCGCCGCCTTCGCCGAGGCCGGCGGCGAGGAGGTGGACGTGAAGGAAGGGTTCTTCGAGAAACTGAAGAACTCCTTCTGA
- a CDS encoding TIGR00366 family protein has protein sequence MGEKFADWSMKYMPDPYVFVIVLTVLAFLGALPFQMQESETALGAVGGVFDAWYGGVWTFLTFMAQFAVILMTGDAIAKSPAVTRLLERIAGLPTSRKTAVAFTSFTAMAAALISWGLGLIVGAVMARQVTYQGQKNGLDLHYPLVAAAGYTGLMIWHSGITSSSGLFMASLTEDDEAFLQYTPEGIPVTETIGSMANLSTVALLLIFVPLVMAALHPRDGDTIRGLPDSVMEEMAPSSGVAPDGGETAVGDPVEPSVTERLTPADRLNTSVLLTVLIAVFPAYYFINSWFLSGEGLAGLSLNSINAFFLFSAIVLWKTPMGVVEQMEDSVKNVSGIIFQFPFYAGISGIVTGTALGLAIANFFASISTPLTWPVLGLISTGLVNIFVPSGGGQWAAQGPILLETTQQLGMPLSTAVILEMMGDQLTNMVQPFWALPLLALADLRARDIIGYSTVAMLVGFVIMAVTLTVFLGLPYA, from the coding sequence ATGGGGGAGAAGTTCGCTGACTGGTCGATGAAGTACATGCCGGACCCGTACGTGTTCGTCATCGTCCTCACCGTCCTCGCGTTCCTCGGGGCGCTGCCGTTCCAGATGCAGGAGTCGGAGACGGCGCTGGGCGCCGTAGGGGGTGTCTTCGACGCCTGGTACGGCGGCGTCTGGACGTTCCTGACGTTCATGGCGCAGTTCGCCGTCATCCTGATGACCGGCGACGCCATCGCGAAGTCGCCGGCGGTCACCCGACTGCTCGAACGCATCGCCGGCCTGCCCACCTCTCGGAAGACGGCCGTCGCGTTCACCTCCTTCACGGCGATGGCGGCGGCGCTCATCTCGTGGGGGCTGGGGCTCATCGTCGGCGCGGTGATGGCCCGGCAGGTGACCTACCAGGGCCAGAAGAACGGGTTGGACCTCCACTACCCGCTGGTGGCCGCCGCGGGCTACACGGGGCTGATGATATGGCACTCCGGCATCACGAGTTCCTCGGGGCTGTTCATGGCCTCGCTGACCGAGGACGACGAGGCGTTCCTCCAGTACACGCCCGAGGGCATCCCCGTCACGGAGACCATCGGGAGCATGGCGAACCTCTCGACGGTTGCGCTGCTCCTGATATTCGTCCCGCTGGTGATGGCCGCGCTCCACCCGCGCGACGGCGACACGATTCGCGGCCTGCCCGACTCCGTGATGGAGGAGATGGCACCCTCCTCGGGCGTCGCGCCGGACGGCGGCGAGACGGCCGTCGGCGACCCCGTCGAACCGTCGGTCACCGAGCGCCTGACGCCCGCCGACCGCCTGAACACCTCCGTGCTGCTGACGGTGCTCATCGCCGTCTTCCCCGCGTACTACTTCATCAACTCGTGGTTCCTCAGCGGGGAGGGCCTCGCCGGCCTCTCGCTCAACAGCATCAACGCCTTCTTCCTGTTCAGCGCCATCGTCCTCTGGAAGACGCCGATGGGCGTCGTCGAGCAGATGGAGGACTCCGTGAAGAACGTCTCCGGCATCATCTTCCAGTTCCCGTTCTACGCCGGCATCTCCGGAATCGTCACCGGGACGGCGCTGGGACTCGCCATCGCGAACTTCTTCGCCAGCATCTCGACGCCGCTGACGTGGCCCGTCCTCGGCCTCATCAGCACCGGCCTCGTCAACATCTTCGTCCCCTCGGGCGGCGGGCAGTGGGCCGCGCAGGGACCCATCCTCCTCGAGACCACCCAACAGCTCGGTATGCCGCTGTCGACGGCGGTCATCCTCGAGATGATGGGCGACCAGTTGACGAACATGGTACAGCCGTTCTGGGCACTGCCGCTGCTCGCGCTCGCCGACCTCCGCGCCCGCGACATCATCGGCTACTCGACGGTGGCGATGCTCGTTGGCTTCGTCATCATGGCCGTCACGCTGACCGTCTTCCTCGGGCTCCCGTACGCCTGA